Sequence from the Miscanthus floridulus cultivar M001 chromosome 16, ASM1932011v1, whole genome shotgun sequence genome:
GAGGTCATATGGTTCACCCGTGTAAGACTATGGTCATGTCTGTCCAATGGTGACGGAAAACTAAACACGATATTAAGATGACTCtggtaaaaaaaaaaatcacatagGTCATTCGGCTTCTATACAGTTTGTTACTAAAAACACAAAGAGCAGCAAAGCTATGGCAGCATAGTTGTTAGGACTATGACCTGTTGCAAGATTAAATCTCCTTTTTAAGAACATGTTGCCCACACATGTACAATATCAATGTAAGCAGAAAAAAAAAAGTGACCTAAATGATCCAAGGGCCATCCATTGATCTCATGCAAATTGGAGGTGATGATGAACTGACTCTGTTGCAGGTCTAACTAGTGGTTACATTTAAGCGGAACTGAATGAAATGTACTTGTGGCCAATCACAAGATTCCTCAACAACTGGCCATACTTTTAATCAGATTTCTAAAACATGGCAGATGGCACCTAACATTATTTTCTTTAACGGGGACCATCGAAGAACTATGCAATTCATTCTACCATGTGCATCAAACGCCGGCGAACTTTTTAGCATAGAGTATGTTTTCAAGGAGACGACATGCCCTCGAAAAAAGATCAGGCTTTAAAGATTTTGTTGTAACACGGTGTGTGACTGTGACCACcaaggaagaaaaaaaatgatagaAGCAACAATACTTGCATCAGTTAGTAGTTTGTGTAGCCGGCAGCTAAATATCCAACCAAAGGTTTAAAAAAAAGGTGTAGGAGAATGTGATCTGAGAAAGGAAGGCCAACTTGTCAACTACACCCAACCCAATCCAATATTCAGAACTATCAAATCCATTCGCAAAATCAAGGTGCAGCTAAATGCCTAAATCAATCAACTCGTCTTTACCTGTGGGCTTAGCTGCAATGCCAAAAAAAAgctttcaatttttttttcaggATGCACTAGTAAAGTGGCGAGGTCCAGCAATACCCTGAACAAGAATAAACACTCTTTGGGAATATCAGAACGGTGGACAGGCTGCAGTTTAGTAGATCTGTAAGCTACAGCTTGTGCCATGCGTTGCTCCAACAGTTTGAAGTTTCCAAGCACCATGTGTATCAATCTGATGACTGAGCGAGAGAAAATGACCCAAAGAAAAAGGCATTCAGTTTCTATGACGAACAAAAAATAAGTCATTCCATAGCAAAACTAAATTTGATCGCCAAGGAGGAGCACGAAACAATCCGAGTATGGGTAACTGAAACGAACGCAATTCAACCGAACCAGGGATCATCAACAACAACTCCAAGTTATGTCTATGTCATTTCTTTTTCTTGCATTTTTTAAGGACTTTTTCTTGCAGTTTCGGGTAATAAATCATCACCTGCGGCGCGAAGAGATAGGGCACGGGCGGTGGACGCTCCAGCATCACGGCGTCTGGAGAAGAGAGCGGCGGCGGTCGCGCGGCGGCGCCTCCCGCCAAGCTGCTGCTTCCGCCGCCGTTGTGAGCAGCCAACTCCGGCGACGCCGCCATGTGGCCGTTCTCCCCCTCCTTGGCGCTCGCGTTCCCCATGCCCGCCCGCCCGGATCGCCGCGCCTCCGCAGCTACTCCCCGCTCCCGCCTTCACCAGTCAAACCCTCGAGGCGGGGAGAGTAGTACACTAGTAGTACTCTACACCCACCTCTCGAACACCGCCCTAATTAAGCAAGTGTTATGGCGAAGCAAGCGACTAGGCGGAGGAGCGGGAGGCCACAAGATTACAGCCCCGCGCGAGAATGCCACGGGGTTTGGGTTGATTCGCGCCGGCGAGGGGCGAGCCACCGGGCGCCCGGAGCTGACAGAGATGGCGCGCGCAGCCACCGTCAGGAAGGGGGACAAAATATAGAGAACGTGGCGAGTCACGTGACCCGCACGCCGCCTCACGCGTGTTTTCTGGAGTTATCCCCCGAGTTTTCTCCGCCGTCGGATCGGGGGGCGTCGGGGCGTCTCGACCGTTGACTTGAGGTGCGTCCGTGCATGCATGCGTCGTGGGTTTCAGATTACCACGTTGCCCCTGGTAGTCTGGTCTCGGATTAGGTCGGCATATTGGTCTATCGCTGGGTGTAGGAAGTCAGCATTTTGGACGGTTTTTTCAAGAAGGATATGTTCTTGGGCGGTGACCGAGAAAACATGTTGATATGGATTGACAGTGACATGGTAATGGAAACCACGTCTAGAGAGCATGGATCAATTTTAAAACTACTATTTCAAGTAATTAATGAGCTTAGCTCGACGGTTTTTCAACAttagccccgttcgctggtctgaaacttggctgaaactggctgaaaaacactgctccggctgaattgttgtgagagaaaaacactgttccggctgaaaaaagaaaccgaacaagccatttttaagagaagcgaacggggccattatctGAATACCAACGGATTAGTGATTCAGTAAATTAATACTTTAATAAAAAATTATAGCATTATCTCGATTCAATAAAATGGAGGACATTTAGAGTAGCTAACTGCATTATATGTATTACCAATTAATGACCTGTTTGGCTCGTGATAAACGAAGTTTGCCACGTCTAATCTTAAGCAAATTGTGGTAAGCAAAATCAAAGCCAAACTAATGGTAAAAAAAAGTTTAGTAAGAAAATAAATCTATAACCTATGGGATAAAAAAGCAAAGTGTTATGCAGTTATGACGGTAAACCACACATAAGTCTAAATTTATGGTACGTCTGATGATTTATGCGGCTGATAAGTCggttgatgctgatttgttgtgagaaaaaaatattatatcatgactgataagttcaaacgaacagggtaAAATTCAGAGCGTGGTGCGTTGTGACCATGAACTAAATAGACCCTAAATATTAAGAGTATATGTAAAGTTAGTGTGATGACTCTGACTCATCCAAAGATTACCAAATGGCACGGTCGACCACGCAAAGCTAATTAAAGCATGTGAGAGATGAGGGAAAGGACAATCAACGATGGTAACTTCAAGAGCAAGAGAACGTAGAAATCAGGAGGATTACCACATTGCGCCCTGGCTCGAAGGGAAAGGAAGGGGCAACACGGTAATCCGACGGAAATCCGATTTGAAGAAACTCTTTTTTTGTGTGACTAATTTGAAGAAACTCGAGCCCAGCGCAAAAGAGACCAGCTGCTGTGACGATGATGATTACGGAGTAAAAATAAGCAAGGGGCTCCGTTCGCTTTACCTTATCATCCACACTATCTAGCTTATTTTTTAGTCAAAATAGTACTTTTCTCTTCTAATAATTTAATCAAAACAATGTTTTTAAGCCGGTTCAGTTAAGTCTCCGCGAGCCGAACGGAGCCACGACGACGAATCGATAAGCCCGGAGGGGGGCAGCCGGCACGGCGGGCGAGGATTGGATAGATTGGTAGGCCCGTGCTTATCCACTACCCCCCTCATCCGGTCACCCCCCTGCGCTGTGTGTCTGTGTTTGGCGGGGGCGACCTGAACTGACTGCCCCACTCCGATCCTCTGCGACGCGTGGCCGTGTGGTACCACCTGCCTGCCTCTGCACTCTGCAGAGCTGGCATTGCGCACGGCACGACGCAGGTCACCGCGGGCCAAACGCTGCTGCAGGCCATGGCACTGCGGGACTGCGACTGCGTCGTCGTCTGTGGGCGTATTCAGAGCCGTGCACCTGCAGCTTTGCCTTTGCACCGATACCGTGCTCGACTAGTGGTGACCTGCACAAGGAAGGACACACAAGATGACAAGAATGACGTCTTGTACACTGTTGTTTCCTCCAAGCTAGCGTTTTCTAGTTTCAATCAGTCTTGTACTGTAGTAATTTTCAATGGCACCGCgttctgctttttttttttttttgcattggtCTTGTCTTTCTGAAATATAAAACGGCTATCGGTCTTGGTTTCTCACTCGGAGAAAACAACGCCATGGCCCGTGGCAATCCGCAGTTGCTCGGCAAAGCTCTCCTCGGCGCTGGATACCTGCCGTGCCGATGGCGTCGACGTCGAGTGCAACGAATCCTGGGACGATACACGGTATCTTGGTGCCGTACGTGGGCGACCTGAGGACGCGACGCGCGGCTTCCTTTTCCTTCCTTCTCAGCACCTGATCTCCCGTGGGCCCGTCCGCGCTGCAACCCTGGCGGGCGTCGGCGGGCTTATCCTCTAGCACGGCTATTTTAATGGAGTACAGTGTACAAGACGCCATTCTTGTCATCTTGTGTGTGTGTGGGGACAAGTATTGCAACTGCTACTGTACCAAAATAGACTGGGGGTTGTTTAGTTCCCCCAATTTTCGGAATtcagcactatgcaaaaagaagattcttcgtcacatcaaacttgcggtacatgcatggagtactaaatgttgacgaaatcaaaaattaattgcacagtttggttatactttgcgagacgaacgttttgagcctaattagtcaacaattggacaattattaccaaataaaaacaaaactgcACTGTAACTACAGTGCCGCTACAGTGTTCCTGCCGGCGCCAGTTCGGCGgaaccagtggcggatgcacgatgcgggataagggtggctaaaacaatggagatgttgatttgcatgaaaatttaatggtgaaatcaagcttttgctacagtgattaggcttgaaatcaagacattaggggggctggagccccccctttggatccgccactgggcGGAACTAAACGAGGCCTGGAGTATACCAGCGTTGCGATTTACGAAGAGCTCGGGCGCGGCCGCGTCCAGCATCCTTGGGATTGGATGGGCCCGTCAGACGGTGGTGATAATACACATACGCGAGCGCCTGAATATCGTCGCTTCTTTGCCTTATAAATCGTATTTTTTTGGTACTTTCagctatgacttatcagccaagcgaacatagCATATGCCGTTGTTCAACTGGTTTCTTGTGCTCACAACAGGTTAATCGAAATACCATCAGACGACACCACGGACGGAGCGCAATGGGGGCCAAACTGGGCTCCGGCCCCCCCTTGTCCAAAACAAAATTCTCAAATATTGTTCAGCCCACGAAGCTCAATAGCCGGAGCCCAACAACGAGAGCAGAAATGCAGAATAGCTGAGCTGCCTGACTCGGTGACTCTTCCGCCATCCCGTTCAGGCCTTCACCGCCGTCAGCCCGTCAAGGCCCTCGCCAACAGCCCCCTGGACgctcgcctccgccgccgcctcgagGACAGGAAGGCCGCCGCTCTCCGCGCCACCGCGCGCGGCACCCGTAACAACAGGTGCAGTCCCCAGTCCGTCGTATTTGCTTCATTAGAAAGGGTAGATAGCATTTGATTTATCTAAGCTGTAGCTGAGTAGCAACGATTGCAGCTTTTGCCTTTTGGTACGGCGGAGATCGGCCGCGGTGGCTTGTGTTTTTGTCaagttgcccccccccccccccccccccccccccgcccctgaTTTTGATTTTGTGCCGTGCTCCGTCGCTGGACGACACAAGTGCAAGTCTAGGGTAAAGAGGAACAATATATAATAGTTGTGTTTGTACTATACATACAGTTGTGTTTTGTGTAGCCTACCAATCTAGGTTACCCCGCTCGAAGGGCAGATGACCGTGCAAGTCCAACCAGTTTCTCCCTCGAAAGAGCAATTTCGAACAGGCGATCATATGGAGAGAAGGTGTCGCTTTCATAAGCATTCTTAAAAAAATCACAAAAAGCTGCTGTGTGAATAATTAACActcctaaattataagatgtttttggCTAATTTATTTAAGATGTTTTTGACTAGTTTTTGCCACATTTTGGTTCCTAAATTATACTCCTAAATTATAAgatcttttattttttagatacGTGATTTTTGCTACGTACctaaatatacactatgtctagacataaaaagtcaaaacgtcttatattgGAATGGAGTAgtgattttatttttttgaggGGATGGGACAGAGTAGTGATAATAAAGGAAGAAGTCAATTTTACCTCCCTGAACTATCCTCAAAGTCTAGTTTTCCTCCCTGAACTCGAAAACCGGGTAAACCACCTCTGTTAACTTTTAAAATCAttcattttacctccctgaccCGGTTATAGGTGGTTTTatctttatcttttttatttatttcggctaaattttttaaaatcatagtaaatcatacaaaaatcataaaatgaaaattcCAATTttcttggactccacatgagtagatctacacactaaatatataatatggtattctttagtacaaagtttttgctataACTTTAGATTTATGCTTTTTCGTAATTAATTCAAATCAAccgtttctatggtccaattgtggtgaaatttttatgatgagcTAATTATTATATGATTGAACTTTAGTAAAAATATCATGCcaattggatcatgtataactgagttatagatttattttatttttatacttgttaaatagttttaaaatagttaaaagtgTGTAAAAATATAAATGAGTATGGAAATTTTACTATAGTtaaatcatacaataattagaccaccataaaaatttcaccataattggaccatagaaaatgcagctatgaattaattacagaaaagcatggatctaaagctacaacaaaaactttttACTAAagaataccatattatatgtttactgtgtagatctactcatgtcgagtccaacaaaattagattttccattttatgattttttctatgatttactatgatttttcaaatattcaaccaaaataaataaaaaagaaaaagacaaaaccgcctttgaaaaccACCTATAACCGGGTCAGGGAGGTAAAGTGAATGGTTTTAAAAGCTGAGAGAGGTGGTTTATCCGATTTTCGAGTttagagaggaaaactaaactTTCAGAATAGTTGAGTGAGGTaaaattgattttttttccaATAATAAACTTTCAAAAGGCGATATAGGCTTCGGCCAATCAATAAGTCGGCCTGACTATAGTCGGCCGAGTGAGCCCATAAGAGATAAGGCCCCGGCCCCCGACCTGCGATTTGAGCTTGGCTGGTCCACGCGCTATCGTCCAAAGCCCAGCCCAGTCTATCCCTGGCAAGCCGTAGTACGTACTCGACAACAAAAGGGCCGTCAAGGCATGTTTGCATTGCTTGAGGTTCAGCCTGCTTTTGCCTAGTGCAACATGTATGTACGACTAATGTTGTGCTGGGTAAAGGCGTAAAGCTGCCTAGGAGGCCACCGAAGCAAACATCTGATTCTAAAAAAAACCCAAAGCAAACATCTTTTAATTCCAATGCAATTATGCAAAGCGTCGTGCCGTAACGGATCCCTTCAAAAGGGCACCTTTAGGTTCCAGTAGGTGAATATTATCTTTTTCCTGGGCTCTTCTGAATTCTCTCATTCGTATCGTAGCTGAAGCCTGAAAGGGATATATATAGCTTTAAAACTCAATCTGCTTTGTACAggacagaaaaagaaaaggcgtCCAGGATAAATGGATAGTCCAAGAAACGAGTCATATCTCGTTACAGCAAGCTTCAATTTTTAGTTTTTCATTACCCACCGACGCCACACAGGGATTCAGATGGGGTGTAGGTCTTAGCCTGACAAGGAGTAGAGCTGGTTAGTCTTAGCCTGCTTCCACCAAACAAATTCATGATTATTTAGTTGTGTGTGCTGTGTTGTCTAAGTCTCACTAGCGTAAGATGTGTGTTTGTTGCTTGGTTTACGTTGCTCAGAGTCACCTCTTCCATGGCTGGGTAAGTTTACCCCTCTGTGGGTGGGCAGCAGGGAAGCAGCAGCGAgcacctccacctccgcgcgcGTCCTGTCGGAGACCTCGCTGCACCGGTGCGCCGGCGGCGTGGCCTGCGGGTGTGGGTGCGGCAGGAACACAGATTCGTCTGGATTGCGAAGCGAACCAAATTCCGCAGGAACACAGATTCGCAATACCAgaaaaaattctcacaaattcaATGGAAAGTAATCGTGGTGGAAAGGACAAAATCTGTCTCGAATTTGCATTCACGTATGGAGTAGCTCTCGACAAACGAAGACAAATCAAGAAACGGAATCTGCCCACTGGGAAGGAAGTCACGCGAACCACACGGGAGGACGAAGGGACGACCGCCGACCCGCCGCGAACGCCCTTCACCGCGACTACTGACCCCGTCGTGGTCGAGGCCGTGGCCGCGGCCTCCGGCACTGGAGTCATCACCGGGACGACATGGCGCCACCGCGGCGAGCAGCCAAGGGACGGAGCTGCAGCAGATGAGCGGGCACAGCAGGACCAGGGCGGGCCCGCCCGCCGGGCTGCTCGAGTCGCTGGCCCTCGCGCCGTGAAGACGCGCTCCTCCACGCCGCCGCTCAGCACCGTGACGATGCGCTCCTCCACGCCTGCTTCACCTCCTTCAGCGTCACCGTAGATGGTCTCGTCGAGTTCAGATGCTGGCAGATAGACGAGGCTTTTACACGTacgccattaaaaaagtttgtaattgcACATAAGTCATTAAAATAATTGACCGCATATGAGTgccatcgttctgaacttctttgctcttcAAGCTATTCGGTCGGTGTTCTGTTCGTTTTTCACCGTTATATGTGGGTCTGGTCAGTAAAAGGTCCAAAATACCTCTCTCATCCCTGTCCTTTCTCTCAAACTCTCTCTTCTCGTGCGTGCGGCCGGGGCTAGGCTGGGCGGCCGCGTGGAGCAGCGGCGCCGAGGCGGTCACCTTGAGGATGGTCGAGGCCAGAGCGGCCACCATCAGCAGCAccgccatctccttcttcttggccgcggcggcgcgggaggcACGCCTGCACCTCGCCCGGGCACGGAGCGCGTGGCGGCACAGCGCGGCGGGCACGCCCACGGCCGCGAGCACGAGCGCTGATGGAGGGGATGGCGGCCGCGAGCTCGAGCGCGAGCTCCACTGTCGACCACCCGGCACGCgcgccgccgctcctcctccCGTCGAGGCTCCGAGCATCGGCGCGGCAACGGCGAGCACTGCTCGGCGGCGCCTATGTCCGCGGCGGAGGCCCGCCCAGGCTGCTACCTACGCGGATGACAGCTTCTTCAGGTCGGGGGCGAAGGCGAGGCcatggagaagctgctgctgggGCGAGGAATCGGACGAATGCACTGTGGTGGTGGCGGATTTTGCGGCGACGGCGGCTGCTGCTCGAGCTGGCACGCGCGTGCGCAGTGTGCAGTGCGAGAGAGAGTGAGAGCTCGCACACGCGCGTGCGCAGTGCCTGGTCGGTCTCACAATAGAGAGAGACatggtggaggcggtggaggctgtgGTTGCGGCCGGAGTGGAGCCATTCCCGACGGTGGACAAATACGACGTCTCGGGCCTCGGCGCGCACTCCTCTGTGGTGGCGGACCTTGACATGAGGATGAGAGGGGTATTTTAGACCTTTatactgaccggacccacatgtaaCGGTGAAAAACGAAAAGAACACCGacgaaaagttcagaacaatggCACTCGTGCGCGCTTAAGTTTTTTAATGGCTtgtgtgtaattacaaacttttttaatggcatacttATAAAAGTCTCTAGATAGATACACTTCTAGTAGCGTCTTCTTGGTTTTAAGATGGTATTAGGCCGTCTTTGGAACGCAGAAATGGTGAAATGTACAAATAGGAGAACACAGAGGAATATTATAGGAATGTAAGTAGAAAACGAAGAATTCGGAATCATAGGAATCAATCTTGTACATATAGGTGTTTGGATGAACCCTATAGGAAAATATAGGAAACAACAGTGCGTCAGTTCATTAGAGAATAACTATGATTATTATCTCCAATGAACAGCGTTATTTTCCATAGAAAAATAGACAAcaatatttatatataaaaaaagctgCTGCCAACCGTGATCTTGAGCGCTGTGGATCGCGTGGGGCGAGCGAGGACGGACTCGAGCACTCTCGCagttcctcgccgccgccgccggaggacAGATCTGCGATGCGCCGCCGAGATTTGACTACGAGACCGACTTCAACTAAGCGCGCCTGAAGCACCTGCTCCGCGTGATTTGTATGCTGTTCGTttagctgtggcttgtcgtaaaccaTTGTAAATTtctagctggaacaatatttttctctaacacaaaccagccagcagtacttcttcgtgaaccagcaacgatacgaacagCCGACCGAAGACACCGTTGGTTCCAAAGGTGCCTTTGCATAGCAGGTTAGAGCTCGATTTGCCTCGATCCTATGCCACTGGAAGAAAAACGAAGAGGTCGAACTGGATGTTTTATTCTGTGGTTTTCCCGTGGCATCAGTTTCGTAGGAAACTTTCCTCCTGATTTGTtgcgttcgcttcgctgaaaacaGCCCAAACAGATTCCGGCTGATCGGCCAGAGGAAAAACACTGTtcggacaaaaaaaaaagaaatgctaaaaaatacggattataaaaaAAACGAACAGTAAGCGATTCCTTTTTCCTTCCAAAGGGGTGAACAGTACTCTTTCCTGTGGGAATCCGAATCCTCCGTTTCTACTAAAAAATCCTTCAATGGAGGCCTTAGATCATATAGTGTAGAAAGTACATGGTGTAGTCAGAGTCAGGTAAGTAGTTCAGTCGCTTGGAATCGTCAATATATAATGGTCAAGGATTTTCTGCCTTAGAGTTAATTACCTCGATGTCATTATGTGGTCGTGACTTTTATTGGCTTGTTACTGTGAACTGTGATCGTATATACTGCCCGTAGAACCAATAGCGATGTTGCCAAAGCTGAATGCTCTGTAATTATAATAGGACAgcgtttttctcctttttttttcaGAAGACTCTTAACAGCCCGTTCTCCTTAGACCGTCAGTAAGCTCCCGTCACGTTTGCAGGACCAATGGATAGTACATTGTACAAACAGAGCATCCAAGCTACTTCGTATTTAGCTATAATAcagggttaagtccaatttacaccctccaacttacagcaaagtttggatttcaacctcgaacttcaaaaccggacaactttgaccctccaactctcgaaaaagttcaactttggcGGTTTTGcggatgaacagtaacttttgatattttcgggagcgtcaaaatttatattattttttcgagtatCTTAACGtccttaaatgaaaaaactcaaaactacaaagttgtagatctcatcgaggtctacaatttatatataaaaattatcttcatccgacatcgtattgaagggttttctattttttgaaatttgagtctcatcacgcgataaaatatggtgctgaaattttatattattttttcgagcatcttactgtcctcaaatgaaaaactcaaaactacaaagttgtagatctcatcgaggtatacaatttacatataaaaattgtcttcatccgacatcgtattgaagggttttctattttttgaaatttgagtctcatcacgcgtgaaacaattttgtcgcgtgatgagactcaaatttcaaaaaatagaaaaccttcgatatgatgtcggatgaagataatttttatatataaattgtagacctcgataagATCTCCAACGATGTCCATATAATTTTCTTCCTAGTGCACCATGCACGCGTCGTCGCGCAAGGCTATCAAGATTCAGCCTCTGTACGCAGCACGACACACTACACGGCGGCGCGTCTCTTTCTCAGGGCCAGGCGCGGCAGGCGGAAGATCTCGTCACGGTGCCCGGCTACGGCGACGAACGAAAAGCCCAACCGAGGCGGCGCCCCGTGCTCACGCTGGTTTTTCATCACATCACACAACACAAGCAGCTGCAGTCGAACCTCTCTCTGGTGATCGACGCCAGGGCAGGCTCACAGTACAGCACAGCCCCGCATCCATCTTCGCTCGATGGCTacactactctactctactctactcatGACTCCATTATTGTTCATACCGAAGGGCCGCCGCCTAGCAGTTCGCGTCGTACCCGCCCGGTCCCTGCGTCAGTCGCGGGTTGTTGGAAAAGCTGCAACGGAACACGATACAGGCACCGTCAGGATGGAGATCCTCCTAGCATTTCAACAATGCCTGCGACGCCAGTCATGGAGGAAGCTATCCGTTCCTACCTGGTGAGGGGAATGTTCTGGAATGGTCCCGATGTTGGGATCGTGCCGCAGAAGTCGTTGCTTGAGAAATCCCTGCAACGGGAAGGAACAAGAACGGCGTTGTTACCACATGCATGCACGCGACCGACGGTGTGCGTAGAGAACTGgtgaaacaaaacaaaaacacaAAGTGAGATCTGATCTGAGAACATCGGCTTACACGGTTGCAAGGTCGGGCAGTCCAGACAGCTCCCTGGGGATCGGTCCAGTCAGGCGGTTGTGGTCGATACGGCTGCCAAGCCACGTTTAGTTCAGACGTTCAATTTGTTCATGcagtgcacgtgttgggaggaggGTGGTACATGAGCTGAGTTTACAAACAGTGAAACAGTGACTTACAAGACCTTCAGGGACTTGAGGTTCCCAAGCGTCGTTGGAAGGGGTCCTGAGAGGTCGTTGTTGTACAGGTCCATACTGACCAGGTTCTTCAACTTGCCGAACTCTGACGGGATCGGACCCTGCAGACTATTGGCGCTCATTTCCCTGCTCGATCAGGTGCCAAAAGTGACGGAGAGTCAGATGGAATAGCAGACATGGATATAAAGCAGGACAGGAAAATTTCAGTTCAGAGTCCATGTGGATCGGAACGAAGAGCGTACATGTACTGCAGCTGCTCCAGTTTCCCCAGCTCCGGCGGCAGAGGACCGGACAATCTCATGTTAGCAAGCTCGCTGTCCATCGAGAAAAGAAATCATCACGTTCTTAAAATTCAATAAATAGAAAAATAAATCTGTGTTTTGTCGTGTAGCCGAACACAGGCGTTTCTCCGCCTCGTGGGCCGTATGCTAGCGTGGCCCGATCCATATACACAAGGAGAAAAAACCCACCAGCCCATCCAGCAAGAGAGATCACAAACTCACATACGATCCACGTGGTTGTCGTCGTTGCACGTCACGTGCAACCACGTGCACGGGTTCACCAGGCTCGGGTCCCAGCTCGCGAGCACGCCATCGGGGTCCTTCACGCTGTGACGCAGGGCCATCAGCGCGTCTCCTTCCTCGTTGGACGCCACGACCACCGCCACGAGGACGGCGATCCACACGCCCGCCGCCACCGGGGACATGCTTCTGGTAGCCATAAACGCTGCCACACGGTGTGGGAGCGAAGTGCTAGGGTGCGACTGTGGTGCTCTGTGCCTCGAGCTGTGATCTTGGGTGGTTTTTAAGGAGGGACGGAGGAAGGCTTAGAGCCCGGGTAGATGGCTGTGTGTTACTCTGTGCTTTGGTCTCACTGAGCTGGTTCGTTGCTGgatcatgaagaagtactgctggctggtttggtgtgagagaaatacTGTTCTTCTTAGAAATTTACGAACATTTATGAGGAAATAATCCCAGTCGAACAGGCTATGGAGCCAGGGTGGTGGGTGGCTTCAGCTACCACTCTCTAAGGTAGATGCTA
This genomic interval carries:
- the LOC136514244 gene encoding leucine-rich repeat protein 1-like — protein: MATRSMSPVAAGVWIAVLVAVVVASNEEGDALMALRHSVKDPDGVLASWDPSLVNPCTWLHVTCNDDNHVDRIELANMRLSGPLPPELGKLEQLQYMEMSANSLQGPIPSEFGKLKNLVSMDLYNNDLSGPLPTTLGNLKSLKVFRIDHNRLTGPIPRELSGLPDLATVDFSSNDFCGTIPTSGPFQNIPLTSFSNNPRLTQGPGGYDANC